One Thermococcus kodakarensis KOD1 genomic window carries:
- a CDS encoding ATP-binding protein: MRANLEEIWPRDVLEEDLQRYEEKTSYSENPLLTFGLTKRGKLAYPLSGPSHRLIMGQTGAGKTTLAQTLMEIDFLRGRKVFEIEPALEAKSERAFMNLPNNDSRMRRVLLEKFGIDIEDLNEWPFRAVVYSPATPRFINFLQKYENHPGIEFFKPLTFTEADLIDIIARTLPTGSIEGLIVADAYDQYVNTVKKRKKRNIEEFKNYVKEIGEGTNVNIDNTLMKINRFYHVLKGLEVENGVTLNEMMKNPKEISVFTTHFIERPEDRYIWTFAILVTVYSNWIGNLKRDYLMSFFVADANLLAPSSPRDIIEKLSYFQTLMRQELQIYVKISRGKNMAWTLDTQRHDDLSPSIVSECKEWFVKRMYAREFAQKLGVEPRLLRTLSIEKAIYVGPLTKYKVLLRPPISRKAAAGEYAPIHFLDAYEGWENEEANF; encoded by the coding sequence ATGAGAGCGAACCTCGAGGAGATCTGGCCCCGGGACGTGCTGGAGGAAGACTTGCAGAGATATGAAGAAAAAACTTCATATTCAGAGAACCCGCTCCTGACCTTTGGCCTCACCAAAAGGGGCAAACTCGCCTATCCTCTGAGCGGCCCAAGCCACAGGCTCATAATGGGGCAGACTGGAGCCGGAAAGACGACCCTCGCCCAAACACTGATGGAAATCGACTTCCTGAGGGGCCGCAAGGTCTTCGAAATAGAACCCGCGCTTGAGGCCAAATCAGAGCGAGCTTTCATGAACCTCCCCAACAACGACAGCAGGATGCGCCGAGTCCTGCTCGAAAAGTTCGGGATTGATATTGAGGACCTCAATGAGTGGCCATTCAGGGCCGTTGTGTACAGCCCTGCGACGCCGAGATTCATCAACTTCCTCCAGAAGTACGAGAACCATCCAGGAATAGAGTTCTTCAAGCCGCTAACCTTCACCGAGGCCGACCTGATTGACATCATCGCGAGGACGCTCCCAACAGGCTCGATTGAGGGCCTGATCGTTGCCGATGCATATGACCAGTACGTCAACACAGTCAAGAAGCGGAAGAAGAGGAACATCGAGGAGTTCAAGAACTACGTCAAGGAGATCGGAGAAGGGACAAACGTCAACATAGACAACACACTCATGAAGATCAACCGCTTCTACCATGTCCTGAAAGGGCTGGAAGTCGAGAACGGGGTTACTCTCAACGAGATGATGAAGAACCCAAAGGAGATCAGCGTCTTCACAACACACTTCATCGAGAGGCCTGAAGACCGATACATATGGACCTTTGCAATACTCGTCACGGTGTACTCAAACTGGATCGGCAACCTCAAGCGCGACTACCTCATGAGCTTCTTCGTCGCCGATGCAAACCTCCTCGCTCCAAGTTCACCAAGAGATATCATCGAGAAACTTTCCTACTTCCAGACTCTCATGAGGCAGGAACTTCAGATCTACGTGAAGATCTCCCGTGGAAAGAATATGGCCTGGACGCTTGACACACAGAGACATGACGATCTAAGCCCGAGCATCGTCAGCGAGTGCAAGGAGTGGTTCGTCAAGAGGATGTATGCTCGGGAATTCGCCCAAAAACTTGGGGTTGAGCCGAGGCTTCTGAGGACGCTCTCAATAGAGAAGGCAATCTACGTCGGGCCGCTGACAAAGTACAAAGTGCTCCTACGGCCCCCAATTTCCCGCAAAGCCGCGGCTGGAGAGTACGCACCAATCCACTTCTTAGATGCTTATGAGGGGTGGGAGAATGAGGAAGCTAACTTTTAG
- a CDS encoding ArsR family transcriptional regulator has protein sequence MVVGNSSKGLVESIDVIIERSKNAKLTPEKKYIDIAKTVAKKAEATEKEARGLPNIYVTRKLELAFETIERLKEALEYAFKGIYSGEDVEEKINSMRRVFGRKAHLRTKILMTLLIHGEMKSQDIAKILRKDESTISKAMKFLLLEGYVVRGENGLKLRPGIEDALWELFDDIFGQLEEILLEQTLEGADE, from the coding sequence GTGGTAGTGGGAAACTCATCAAAAGGGTTAGTGGAGAGTATAGATGTCATTATAGAGCGCTCTAAGAACGCCAAACTTACGCCAGAGAAGAAGTACATTGACATAGCTAAGACAGTCGCCAAGAAGGCCGAGGCAACAGAAAAGGAAGCCAGGGGACTGCCGAACATCTACGTCACCAGGAAGCTCGAGCTCGCCTTCGAAACCATCGAGCGCCTGAAAGAAGCCCTCGAGTATGCATTTAAAGGCATCTATTCTGGCGAGGACGTTGAAGAGAAAATCAACTCGATGAGGCGCGTTTTTGGAAGGAAAGCCCACCTGAGGACGAAGATCCTCATGACACTACTAATCCATGGAGAGATGAAGTCCCAAGATATTGCAAAGATACTCAGAAAGGACGAATCAACAATCAGCAAGGCGATGAAGTTCCTTCTCCTCGAGGGCTACGTGGTGAGGGGTGAGAATGGACTAAAGCTCCGGCCAGGGATTGAAGACGCCTTGTGGGAGCTTTTCGACGACATCTTCGGCCAGCTCGAGGAGATACTTCTTGAGCAGACCCTGGAGGGAGCGGATGAATGA
- a CDS encoding S8 family peptidase, with translation MRALPVISIIFIMLLSTLSVAVADSSSNETISTPALEMPSLTISDYVNKALIAFKAWRFDSKGLIKTNTGIYVDERFWDWLSGSIQESANLTDAALKWAQVFHQKVQNDEPIQWIFITWTKPNDRLKEALEALGAEVLYVDDDINAISLKARPSLIKNLVYSQAFDFDYRFYIREVWPDLYVETGPTILENETTFTPANVTITPEQVSGAIWNIKLVKADLAWSKEGITGKGVTVAVLDTGVDCDHVMLQGACVGFENFVTDEPAKDLNGHGTHVAGIIAGRPTKVTWEGKEVYVSGVAPEANILAVKVLGQDGGGTMTQIIQGLDYVVEWKKKHPGEPIVISMSLGSPFGSPRDPMVQKVEQIIREEHIPVVIAAGNEFAVIDSPGIATGAITVAAVDRNMKVASFSGKGPGLNIYDIKPDIAAPGVKILSAKAGTRNEFIAMSGTSMATPHVSGVVALILQKHGDLTPETIKLILEKTAYPLDGIDALPTWSGAGVVDAYAAVKAEPSESGGLIDFLRRLLG, from the coding sequence ATGAGGGCCCTTCCAGTGATTTCCATTATTTTCATTATGCTTCTTTCAACCCTCAGCGTTGCAGTAGCTGACAGCAGCTCCAACGAGACCATCAGCACGCCTGCTCTCGAAATGCCATCACTCACAATCTCAGACTATGTGAACAAGGCCCTTATCGCCTTCAAAGCCTGGCGCTTCGACTCAAAAGGCCTTATCAAGACAAACACAGGCATCTATGTCGACGAGAGGTTTTGGGACTGGCTTTCGGGTTCAATTCAGGAGAGTGCTAACCTCACCGATGCTGCCCTAAAGTGGGCTCAGGTCTTCCACCAGAAAGTCCAGAACGATGAGCCGATTCAGTGGATTTTCATCACCTGGACGAAGCCAAATGACCGGCTCAAGGAGGCACTTGAAGCCCTCGGTGCTGAGGTACTTTATGTTGATGACGACATCAATGCAATCTCACTCAAGGCAAGACCATCACTCATCAAAAACCTCGTTTACAGCCAGGCTTTTGACTTCGACTATAGGTTCTACATCCGCGAAGTTTGGCCCGACCTTTACGTCGAGACCGGCCCGACTATACTTGAGAACGAGACTACGTTCACGCCTGCCAACGTCACGATAACTCCTGAACAGGTTTCCGGCGCAATCTGGAACATCAAGCTCGTTAAGGCTGACCTCGCCTGGAGTAAGGAAGGAATCACCGGCAAGGGCGTCACGGTTGCGGTTCTTGATACCGGTGTGGACTGTGACCACGTGATGCTCCAGGGGGCTTGTGTGGGCTTTGAGAACTTTGTAACTGACGAGCCGGCAAAAGATCTGAACGGTCATGGAACCCATGTAGCTGGCATTATCGCAGGAAGGCCTACTAAGGTTACTTGGGAAGGGAAAGAAGTTTATGTAAGCGGTGTTGCTCCCGAGGCCAACATTCTCGCGGTAAAGGTTCTCGGCCAGGACGGCGGCGGCACGATGACGCAGATCATCCAAGGCCTCGACTATGTTGTTGAGTGGAAAAAGAAGCACCCTGGCGAGCCGATAGTCATCTCAATGAGCTTGGGTTCCCCATTTGGAAGCCCAAGAGACCCAATGGTTCAGAAGGTCGAGCAGATCATCAGAGAGGAGCACATCCCGGTTGTCATCGCGGCCGGAAACGAGTTCGCGGTCATTGACAGTCCAGGCATAGCTACTGGAGCCATCACTGTGGCCGCGGTTGACAGGAACATGAAGGTGGCATCTTTCTCAGGAAAGGGGCCGGGCCTGAACATCTACGACATCAAGCCCGACATCGCGGCTCCAGGAGTCAAGATACTAAGCGCCAAGGCCGGGACGAGAAACGAGTTCATAGCCATGAGTGGAACATCCATGGCAACTCCTCACGTGAGTGGCGTCGTGGCGCTGATTTTACAGAAGCACGGAGACCTCACACCTGAGACGATCAAACTCATTCTCGAGAAGACGGCCTATCCGCTCGATGGCATTGACGCCCTGCCAACGTGGTCAGGAGCCGGAGTCGTTGATGCCTACGCCGCGGTCAAAGCCGAGCCAAGCGAAAGTGGAGGGCTCATCGACTTCCTCAGGAGGTTGCTCGGATGA
- a CDS encoding AbrB/MazE/SpoVT family DNA-binding domain-containing protein: MPDQDTSKARVAEPLAKFHARLDRDGRVTIPRHVRTVFHINKDDYIKATIRRVYVDLGLKTIFILGEDTGVIMRVGRGGMVTIPQKVREELQLDPGDLVEVIIENVFKLKTGYEREFRYVRETKK; this comes from the coding sequence ATGCCAGACCAGGACACCAGCAAAGCCAGAGTCGCCGAGCCGCTAGCGAAATTTCATGCCAGGTTGGACAGGGACGGGAGGGTCACTATTCCACGTCACGTTAGGACAGTATTTCACATCAACAAAGATGATTATATCAAAGCAACCATCCGGCGCGTTTATGTTGATCTCGGGTTAAAAACTATCTTCATCCTCGGGGAAGATACAGGGGTCATTATGAGGGTGGGGCGTGGAGGGATGGTAACGATCCCTCAGAAAGTCCGTGAGGAGCTCCAACTTGATCCTGGTGATTTAGTTGAAGTCATTATTGAAAATGTATTCAAACTGAAAACTGGATATGAACGAGAGTTCAGGTACGTGAGAGAAACCAAAAAGTGA
- a CDS encoding tRNA(Phe) (4-demethylwyosine(37)-C(7)) aminocarboxypropyltransferase Taw2 — MRTQVIKPRIREILSKELPPELVSLLPKHWVQIGDVLILPLRPELEPYKRRIAEVYAQVIGAKAVLRKGHIHGETRKPDYELLYGNDTITVHVENGVKYKLDVARIMFSPANVKERVRMAEVAKPGELVVDMFAGIGHLSLPMTVHKGARVIAIEKDPYTFRFLVENIWLNGVQDLMTPYNMDNRDFPAENIADRILMGYVVTTHEFIPKALSIAKDEAIIHYHNTVPERLRPEEPFATFKRIAREHGYEAEKLKELVIKRYAPGVWHVVVDIGVYKR; from the coding sequence ATGCGGACGCAGGTAATCAAGCCTCGAATACGGGAAATACTCTCAAAGGAGCTTCCTCCTGAGCTTGTATCTCTCCTCCCCAAGCACTGGGTTCAGATAGGGGACGTTTTAATTCTCCCGCTAAGACCCGAGCTTGAGCCTTACAAAAGGAGGATAGCCGAAGTTTATGCTCAAGTTATCGGCGCAAAGGCAGTATTGAGAAAAGGCCACATCCACGGCGAAACAAGGAAGCCCGACTACGAGCTCTTGTATGGGAACGACACTATTACGGTTCACGTTGAAAACGGCGTTAAGTACAAGCTGGACGTTGCTAGGATAATGTTTTCACCCGCCAACGTAAAGGAGCGCGTTAGGATGGCAGAGGTAGCCAAGCCTGGCGAGCTTGTAGTTGATATGTTCGCCGGAATCGGTCATCTCAGTCTTCCGATGACCGTCCACAAGGGTGCTAGGGTCATTGCAATCGAAAAAGACCCCTACACCTTCCGCTTTTTGGTTGAGAACATCTGGCTCAACGGCGTTCAGGATTTGATGACGCCGTACAACATGGACAACCGCGACTTTCCCGCAGAAAACATCGCCGACAGGATTCTCATGGGGTATGTTGTCACTACCCATGAGTTCATCCCAAAAGCCCTGAGCATAGCGAAAGATGAGGCAATAATCCACTATCACAACACCGTTCCAGAGAGGCTAAGGCCTGAGGAACCCTTCGCAACCTTCAAGAGAATCGCAAGGGAGCACGGCTACGAGGCTGAGAAGCTGAAGGAGCTGGTGATAAAGCGCTACGCCCCAGGAGTCTGGCACGTTGTTGTCGATATCGGGGTTTACAAGAGGTAG
- a CDS encoding aldehyde ferredoxin oxidoreductase family protein has protein sequence MEAKGGYWGKILRVNLTTKEVKVEPLPEEFPRKYLGGVGFGTRVLYEEVPKGADPLGPENKMIITPGLFVDTGIGTGSKTAFNFKSPLTGGYGRAMAGAELGVQLKRAGYDMLIIEGQSEEPVLLVINDDEVKIVPADAYWGLTTGEARSKAKEEYPGYATAFIGPAGERLSLISIIETDERQAARGGPGAVLGSKKLKGILVKGSKKVPIADPEKLRELIKKWALIFKDHPATKADMEYGSGEFLDWMNRERGTFPVRNWQMGFFKKAYEKAKEEGREHIGIDPYFWAPKYRAGRRPCPLCNKPCSQYVKVESKKWGTFMVDGPEYETLYSFGGVLEIDDFETVAYLNYLADQYGLDTISAGVTIAWAMEAYERGLLTKEDTDGIELTFGNGEAAVEALRKMAYREGNLGKLLADGVKRASERLGKESWKFAMHVKGMEPPAYDVRGIKGMALAFAVSVRGADHLTAGAYGTELVGRWWKFDGVDRTKGENKGFEIAFHENLMAIYDATGTCKFSRHMYFLEGFPELIEAVTGMNIGEAELMVIGERIMNIARAFNVREGFSRKDDTLPYRIMWEPIPEGVSKGLHVPPWELDRMLDEYYQARGWSRDGIPTKAKLIALDLPDIAEDIGAGI, from the coding sequence ATGGAAGCCAAGGGCGGATACTGGGGAAAGATTCTGAGAGTTAACCTAACCACCAAGGAAGTCAAAGTCGAGCCCCTTCCCGAGGAGTTCCCGAGGAAGTACCTCGGCGGCGTCGGTTTTGGAACGAGGGTTCTCTACGAGGAGGTTCCAAAAGGAGCCGACCCGCTCGGGCCCGAGAACAAGATGATAATAACACCCGGTCTCTTCGTTGACACAGGTATAGGAACCGGCTCAAAGACCGCTTTTAACTTCAAGAGTCCACTCACAGGCGGCTACGGTAGGGCAATGGCCGGTGCCGAGCTCGGCGTCCAGCTCAAGAGGGCCGGCTACGACATGCTCATAATCGAGGGCCAGAGCGAAGAGCCCGTCCTTCTGGTTATCAACGATGACGAGGTTAAGATAGTTCCCGCCGATGCCTACTGGGGCCTCACCACCGGTGAGGCGAGGAGCAAGGCCAAGGAGGAGTACCCAGGCTACGCAACCGCTTTCATCGGCCCGGCCGGTGAGAGGCTCAGCCTCATCTCAATAATTGAGACCGACGAGAGGCAGGCGGCCAGGGGCGGCCCCGGTGCGGTCCTTGGAAGCAAGAAGCTCAAGGGAATCCTCGTCAAGGGTAGCAAGAAGGTCCCGATAGCCGACCCAGAGAAGCTCCGCGAGCTGATAAAGAAGTGGGCGCTCATCTTCAAGGACCACCCTGCTACAAAGGCCGACATGGAGTATGGAAGCGGCGAGTTCCTCGACTGGATGAACCGCGAGAGGGGAACCTTCCCGGTCAGGAACTGGCAGATGGGCTTCTTCAAGAAGGCCTACGAGAAAGCCAAGGAGGAGGGAAGGGAGCACATCGGCATAGACCCCTACTTCTGGGCGCCGAAGTACCGCGCTGGAAGGAGGCCGTGCCCGCTCTGTAACAAGCCGTGCAGCCAGTACGTGAAGGTCGAGAGCAAGAAGTGGGGCACCTTCATGGTCGACGGCCCAGAGTACGAGACCCTCTACTCCTTTGGCGGTGTGCTGGAAATAGACGACTTTGAGACAGTAGCTTATCTCAACTACCTCGCCGACCAGTACGGTCTCGATACAATCTCCGCGGGTGTCACAATCGCATGGGCCATGGAAGCCTACGAGCGCGGTCTCCTCACCAAAGAGGACACCGATGGCATAGAGCTCACCTTTGGCAACGGCGAGGCGGCAGTTGAGGCCCTCAGAAAGATGGCCTACCGCGAGGGCAACCTCGGAAAGCTCCTTGCTGACGGTGTCAAGAGGGCCAGCGAGAGGCTTGGAAAGGAGAGCTGGAAGTTCGCCATGCACGTCAAGGGCATGGAGCCGCCAGCTTACGATGTCCGCGGCATAAAGGGAATGGCGCTTGCCTTTGCGGTCAGCGTCCGCGGTGCCGACCACCTCACAGCCGGAGCCTACGGAACCGAGCTCGTCGGCAGGTGGTGGAAGTTCGACGGCGTTGACAGGACGAAGGGCGAGAACAAGGGATTCGAGATAGCCTTCCACGAGAACCTCATGGCGATCTACGACGCCACCGGAACGTGCAAGTTCTCAAGGCACATGTACTTCCTCGAGGGCTTCCCTGAGCTCATCGAGGCCGTTACCGGCATGAACATCGGCGAGGCAGAGCTGATGGTCATCGGCGAGAGGATAATGAACATAGCCAGGGCCTTCAACGTCAGGGAAGGCTTCAGCAGGAAGGACGACACGCTCCCGTACAGGATCATGTGGGAGCCGATCCCGGAGGGAGTCAGCAAGGGCCTGCACGTCCCGCCGTGGGAGCTCGACAGGATGCTCGACGAGTACTACCAGGCCCGTGGCTGGAGCAGGGACGGAATCCCGACCAAGGCCAAGCTCATCGCCCTCGACCTCCCGGACATCGCGGAGGACATCGGGGCTGGAATTTGA
- a CDS encoding integrase has protein sequence MKDYISALERFFGRHTIRDIKGLKVSLQQENYNEKIVKGLRNFVNFLLDEGLINEGTAALFKKPLTFKRGTPRQVFISNEELREAYIELTKHYGKEAEVLFKLLAFTGLRLKHIVKMLNTYDPQKLVIVNEKVARYPMAEHGKGTKRAFWAYMPADFARSLERMSITYFQAQPRTTYKRVSASTVRKWFSTFLAQRKVSMEVIDFIQGRAPRSVLERHYLNLTVLADEAYAKVVDDLRKVLEGQTHD, from the coding sequence ATGAAAGACTACATCAGCGCGCTCGAACGCTTTTTTGGTCGGCACACAATCAGAGACATCAAGGGGCTGAAAGTCTCGCTCCAGCAAGAGAACTACAACGAGAAGATCGTCAAGGGGCTGAGAAACTTCGTGAACTTCCTCCTCGACGAGGGCCTCATCAACGAGGGCACTGCGGCGCTCTTCAAGAAGCCGCTGACATTCAAGAGGGGAACACCAAGGCAGGTTTTCATCAGCAACGAGGAGCTACGTGAAGCCTACATCGAGCTGACAAAGCACTACGGCAAAGAGGCTGAGGTTCTCTTCAAGCTTCTGGCCTTCACTGGCCTGAGGCTCAAGCACATCGTGAAGATGCTGAATACCTATGACCCTCAAAAGCTCGTCATCGTGAACGAGAAGGTCGCCAGGTACCCGATGGCTGAGCATGGCAAAGGAACGAAGAGGGCATTTTGGGCCTACATGCCGGCGGACTTTGCCAGGAGCCTTGAGCGGATGAGCATAACCTACTTCCAGGCGCAACCGAGGACGACTTACAAGAGGGTATCGGCATCTACAGTGAGGAAGTGGTTCTCAACCTTCCTTGCGCAGAGAAAAGTCTCGATGGAAGTCATCGACTTCATCCAGGGCCGCGCTCCTCGCTCAGTTCTAGAGCGGCACTACCTCAACCTGACGGTTCTCGCCGACGAGGCCTACGCGAAGGTGGTTGATGATCTTAGAAAGGTGTTGGAGGGGCAGACTCATGATTGA
- a CDS encoding LamG domain-containing protein, giving the protein MRFRKALGVLVVALFLAALAGTASAAETHVPKIDLPKWVIVPEDSSFSDVTLFCGLDAYDASTNTTPCYYSGTLTNATIVFNTTTGYPKLVTGKIGNAFEFKTGAGVSGSATLSSQQITIALWFKVIDDSDRNYIRLFDIGDLAIVWRSSDNKIYAQWISESGEGKAFISQSSLELGKWYFATFVLSFDTGESYIYIDADVDASTSITGGYTLTSSTFKIHPDTNGGDVIVDEVRVYDGKALSQDEVNLLYLAGRKKLSEPASFRQIFSPLIDLTRDRATFYAGLEVSTTDPSGYVPVPESAVNMSITSAEKLKSDYTNADFYYQGHYWYRADKIQFNLPIQFETIRTNGDFDDVIILDEDQKTYVYEREFKVTNPTGAKLNIVYSLDPTALGFSVLQYPQFELDGVRMVSWRPDENSSQLYLIRTDTLEPGEISTHWIRSIWTLSKEELNFPAKLEDFRNILDWQTAQKMAENAVKGKADTWVKVIKVSSNADVSNVTIYVPLKDVEDTNDVIEAVALTGSRETLQVEELEDGTIAVKVPADAFVSGEAEIKVFYNKETSWWKSILDRIMGMVKMIKSFFGFGGG; this is encoded by the coding sequence GTGAGGTTTCGGAAAGCACTTGGGGTATTGGTAGTGGCTCTCTTTCTCGCGGCCCTGGCGGGCACGGCAAGCGCCGCAGAAACACATGTTCCTAAAATCGACTTGCCAAAGTGGGTCATCGTTCCAGAGGACTCAAGCTTCAGCGACGTGACGCTGTTCTGCGGGCTGGACGCGTACGATGCGAGCACGAACACGACACCTTGCTACTACAGCGGGACGCTGACGAATGCGACGATAGTGTTCAACACGACGACAGGATATCCGAAACTGGTGACGGGCAAAATCGGGAATGCGTTTGAGTTCAAAACAGGAGCAGGAGTTTCCGGTTCAGCAACTCTTTCGTCGCAACAAATCACGATTGCATTGTGGTTCAAAGTCATAGACGACAGTGATCGCAACTACATCAGACTTTTTGATATAGGAGATTTGGCGATTGTATGGAGAAGTTCAGATAACAAAATATACGCACAATGGATTTCTGAGAGTGGTGAAGGTAAGGCGTTTATTTCGCAGAGCTCGCTTGAACTTGGCAAGTGGTACTTTGCAACGTTTGTTTTGAGTTTTGATACAGGAGAGTCATATATCTACATAGATGCAGATGTAGATGCTAGTACATCAATCACAGGGGGTTACACGCTGACGTCATCGACTTTCAAAATACATCCTGATACGAATGGAGGGGATGTCATCGTTGACGAAGTGCGGGTTTACGACGGGAAAGCACTTTCACAGGACGAAGTCAACCTCCTCTACCTCGCCGGCCGCAAGAAGCTCTCCGAGCCCGCTTCATTCAGACAGATCTTCAGCCCGCTCATCGACCTCACTCGCGACCGTGCGACCTTCTACGCGGGGCTTGAGGTCAGCACGACCGACCCGAGCGGCTACGTGCCCGTTCCTGAGAGCGCGGTCAACATGAGCATCACGAGCGCCGAGAAGCTCAAGAGCGACTACACCAACGCCGACTTTTACTATCAGGGTCACTACTGGTACCGCGCCGACAAGATCCAGTTCAACTTGCCAATTCAGTTCGAGACCATCCGCACAAATGGCGACTTTGATGACGTCATAATCCTTGACGAGGATCAAAAGACATACGTCTATGAGCGCGAGTTCAAAGTCACAAACCCAACCGGTGCAAAGCTGAACATCGTGTACTCCCTCGATCCAACTGCGCTCGGTTTCTCCGTGCTCCAGTACCCACAGTTTGAACTTGACGGCGTCCGCATGGTTTCCTGGAGGCCTGATGAGAACTCAAGTCAGCTCTACCTCATCCGCACCGACACGCTTGAGCCCGGTGAGATCAGTACTCACTGGATCAGAAGTATCTGGACGCTCTCGAAAGAAGAGCTGAACTTCCCGGCGAAGCTCGAAGACTTTAGAAACATCCTCGACTGGCAGACTGCGCAGAAGATGGCCGAGAACGCCGTGAAAGGAAAAGCCGACACGTGGGTCAAGGTCATCAAGGTCTCAAGCAACGCTGACGTGAGCAACGTCACTATTTACGTGCCGCTCAAGGATGTCGAAGACACTAACGACGTCATTGAGGCCGTCGCCTTGACAGGCTCAAGAGAGACCCTGCAGGTCGAAGAGCTTGAGGACGGCACCATTGCGGTCAAGGTTCCAGCCGATGCATTTGTTTCTGGAGAAGCGGAAATCAAAGTCTTCTACAACAAGGAAACCTCGTGGTGGAAGAGCATTCTGGACAGGATTATGGGCATGGTCAAGATGATCAAGAGCTTTTTCGGCTTTGGAGGTGGCTGA